CGTGAGGAAGATCGGGTCCGTCTCCTTCGGCGGATCGCCCGCGCTCATCGTTTCGCAGTCCACCTTGGCGGGGTTGTACGGCCCGCCGGGGTAGGACGTCAGGCAGCGTTCCCACATGCCGTCGCTGTCGACGGGGCTGTCACACATCTGGGCGAACGCCTGCCCGGGGTTCACGCACCCGGCGCTGGCCGGTGCGGCGGTGACCGTCAGCCCGGCGGTCGCGAGCGTGGCTCCGAGAACTGCGGTCAGGTAGCGCTTCGTCATCTTTTCCTTCAACGGCTGGTTCCTTCATATCGACGCCGCACCAAAGCTACTCGTCCGCCCGGTAGGTGGGGGCCAATAGTGGGGTAAATGCGAGAGCGGCATGATGAGATCGGGATAGCCGCTGGATTCCGACAGGGTCGACCTCGCGAAGGACCGCACGTGACGCGTTTGCTGATCGCTAATCGCGGTGAGATCGCGCTCCGAATCATCCGTACCGCAACCGAGTTGGAGCTCGGCACGGTCGCTGTCTACGCCGAGGACGACGCCGACAGTCCGCACATCCATGCCGCCGATGAGGCGATCGCGCTGCCCGGCGCCGGACCGGCCGCCTACCTCGATCACGCCGCGGTCCTGGCCGCCGCGAAGAACTCCGGAGCCGAACTGATCCACCCGGGTTACGGCTTCCTCAGCGAACAGTCGGAGTTCGCGCGCGCCTGCGCGAGCGCGGGTTTCACTTTTGTCGGGCCCGACGCCGCAACGCTCAATCTGTTCGGCAACAAGTCGGCGGCCCGGCAGGCGGCGGCGAACGTCGGTGTGCCAGTGCTGCCCGCCACGGACGGGCCGAGCAGCATCGATGACATTCGGACGTTCGCGGCGGCGCAGGGCGGCCCGATCGTCATCAAGGCGCTGTCCGGAGGCGGTGGCCGGGGGATGCGCGTCGTGCACAGTGCCGCACAGATCGACGATGCCTACCGGCAGTGTGCCGCCGAGGCCGAACTCGGGTTCGGCGACTCCGCGCTGTTCGCCGAGGCGCACCTGGCCGATGCGCGCCACATCGAGGTACAGGTCGTCGCCACGCCGGGACGGGCGCTGGCGTTGGGTGACCGCGACTGCAGCATTCAGCGTCGGCACCAGAAATTGATCGAAATCGCTCCTGCGCAAAGTCTTTCGCCGGCCGTGCGACGAGATCTGCACCGGGCCGCAGCCAGGTTGTGCGCTTACGCCGACTACCGCGGGGTCGCGACCGTCGAGTTCCTGGTGGCCGGCGAGCGGTTCGTCTTCCTCGAAGTCAACCCGCGGATCCAGGTCGAGCACACGGTGACCGAAGAGGTCACGGGCGTCGACCTCGTCGCGGTCCAGTTGCGGATCGCCCAGGGCGCACCGTTTCACCAGTTGCGGTTGCCCGCCGGCGTCACCGCCGAGGGTGACGAGGTGGTCGGTGCGCTGGCCGCGGTGCGCGGCATTGCCATTCAGACTCGGGTCAACATGGAGACAATGGACGCCGACGGGTCGCTCGTGCCGACGGCGGGCACGCTGGCGGCGTTCGCGCCACCGAGCGGACCGGGAGTTCGGGTGGACACCTTCGGTCGTGCCGGCCTGACGCCGAGCCCGCGCTACGACTCGCTGCTGGCCAAAGTGATCACCCGGGTGCGCGGACCTTCGTTCTCGGCGGCGCTGCGTAAGGCGCAGACCGCGCTTGACGAATTCGGCATCGAGGGGATCCGGACCAACATCGGCTTTTTGCAAGAGATTCTGTCGCACAACGATATCCATGAGGGTCCGGTCTCCACGACGTTCGTCGACGACAATCTCTCCGCATTTGTCGACGCGGCGCAGTCGTGGCGCCACGAGACGCGGGCGGCGACACCTGAGCTGTACCCGGGGGAGGAAGTGCTCCGCGCGCAGCTGGCCGGCACCGTGATCGACGTTGCTGGCGAGGGCGTGGAGTTCGCCGCGGGCGCGCAGCTGGTGGTGCTGGAAGCGATGAAGATGCAGCACGTGCTGGCCGCGCCGGACGCGGTGCGCGTGGTCCGGGTGCTGGCGGCGCCGGGCCAGGTGGTGGGCACCGGTGACCCGCTGGCGGTGGTCATCCGCATCGGCGATAGCGCGGACGCGGACAACGTCGCCACCCTCGATCTCGACCGGGAGCGGGCCGATCTCGACGAGGTCAGGCGTCGTCACCTGGTCACCCTCGATGAGGGGCGTCCCGCGGCGATCACCAAGCGGCACAAGCAGAATCGACGGAGTGCGAGAGAGAACATCGACGACCTCGTCGACCCGGGCAGTTTCATCGAGTACGGCGCTCTGGCCGTGGCCGCACAGCGCAGCAGGCGCTCCGAGGAGGACCTGATCGCCAACACCCCGGCCGACGGATTGGTCGCCGGGATCGCGACGATCGACGGCATCGAAACGGCCGTGCTGTCGTACGACTACACCGTGCTCGCCGGCACCCAGGGCATGC
The sequence above is a segment of the Candidatus Mycobacterium wuenschmannii genome. Coding sequences within it:
- a CDS encoding CDGP domain-containing protein encodes the protein MTKRYLTAVLGATLATAGLTVTAAPASAGCVNPGQAFAQMCDSPVDSDGMWERCLTSYPGGPYNPAKVDCETMSAGDPPKETDPIFLTPPTHIDP
- a CDS encoding acetyl-CoA carboxylase family protein is translated as MTRLLIANRGEIALRIIRTATELELGTVAVYAEDDADSPHIHAADEAIALPGAGPAAYLDHAAVLAAAKNSGAELIHPGYGFLSEQSEFARACASAGFTFVGPDAATLNLFGNKSAARQAAANVGVPVLPATDGPSSIDDIRTFAAAQGGPIVIKALSGGGGRGMRVVHSAAQIDDAYRQCAAEAELGFGDSALFAEAHLADARHIEVQVVATPGRALALGDRDCSIQRRHQKLIEIAPAQSLSPAVRRDLHRAAARLCAYADYRGVATVEFLVAGERFVFLEVNPRIQVEHTVTEEVTGVDLVAVQLRIAQGAPFHQLRLPAGVTAEGDEVVGALAAVRGIAIQTRVNMETMDADGSLVPTAGTLAAFAPPSGPGVRVDTFGRAGLTPSPRYDSLLAKVITRVRGPSFSAALRKAQTALDEFGIEGIRTNIGFLQEILSHNDIHEGPVSTTFVDDNLSAFVDAAQSWRHETRAATPELYPGEEVLRAQLAGTVIDVAGEGVEFAAGAQLVVLEAMKMQHVLAAPDAVRVVRVLAAPGQVVGTGDPLAVVIRIGDSADADNVATLDLDRERADLDEVRRRHLVTLDEGRPAAITKRHKQNRRSARENIDDLVDPGSFIEYGALAVAAQRSRRSEEDLIANTPADGLVAGIATIDGIETAVLSYDYTVLAGTQGMRNHAKTDRVFELAARRKLPVVLFAEGGGGRPGDTDVASIAGLDVPTFRALGALSGRVPLVSIVSGRCFAGNAALAGTCDVIIATPDANIGMGGPAMIEGGGLGQYRPEDIGPIEVQRRNGVVGLVARDEAHAVALAQQYLSYFQGRQSDWEAPDPRRAQHVVPENRLRAYDVHHAIESVADIGSVLELRADYGVGVVTAFVRVEGAPFGLLANSSHHLGGAIDSEAADKMADFLTLCESAGLPVISLCDTPGFMVGPDAEVDAAVRRFSKLFIVGARMTVPFGMVILRKGYGLGAMAMAGGSFHAPEFTVAWPTGEIGGMGLEGAVRLGFSKELAAVEDPTERQNLFDKLVEAAYQHGKALTSATTFELDDVIDPADTRGWITRLLHREEGNDT